The Aspergillus flavus chromosome 2, complete sequence region GCCAAAGTTCAAGGGCTTCTGGGATCCTATTCATAGACCACCCAGTCATGAGCAAATCATTGTGTACTTCATATCCCTGCTGATCGGCTAAGGTTGCTTGATGGCCTGGTGATCGTGGTAGTCATTTACTATGGTGGAGTGACCTAGACCAAGTACAGGTTACATGTCCAGACCTGTAAGGGAataaaattttctttctctttcatcaTCTGTCGCAAACCTGTGACCTATCCATGGAGACTTTAATTTAGTTGAGATAGGCAATGATCTCTTACCATATTGTACTTTTTTTGTGAGCCAGAACATGAGCAGAGTCTAGAAGTACACAGAAATGCTTGAGTTGCGAATTGTCTCCTAATATATCTTGGCAGGCGTTTTTGATCCTGCAGCGAACCACCCTTCGTTGCAATCTTACATGagctagaatatataaaatcgGTCTTGGTTCCCAGCCCATATTATTAGGAAATTAGTTGATATAGATGTcgcatttttttttaattgtGGTATTAGATACCTACATATACCTGTGTGAAACTATGAGTTGTCGGAAATCATCAAACATAACGCAGGTGTTGCCGACAGCCAAAAAAACCCCTTCACTGGGCTgatcaatctccttctcaagatGCATCGTTAGTCAGTAGTCAGGTTGCCCATAACCCAGTAGCCCAATAGTATTTCGCTTTTCGATAAATGACAGTCCTACAGAGGAGTATCGCACATTTCACTGGGACCACACCAGTGTTAAAGCTGCGCGATACTTACCAATAAGTAAGAGATGTCGTGCTCACCATGCATTTAAAATTCTCGAAATGCCTGGagtctactccgtacgaCTAGTATCAAATACTGTGCACAGTTGATCACGAGACTAGAGCATGCTGAGGGTTATGGTTATGAAGGAACGGAAACTGAACTCATCCGAGTAACCGGGCAAAGCCAGACAGCAAATCATAAACTATTGATCTTCTTAGGTTTCACGCGGGAGGAGAACAATCAAGTCAGGTGTTTGGTGGCTTAGACGATGATTATATGgccagtactccgtaccgagGCGAGCTATAATATCGGCCGTCCTTCGCTGGCCACTCGGAATAACCCCTAGTTAGGCGGTGAAATACTTCAAGAGAGGGAATCGTGAGAGGATATACATTTGACTGTTTTCCGTATAAAACGCCCTATTTACGAGGAATTCTAGGATTACTCCACCAGGTGTTGAAGaactcccttttctttttgtgtcATCATTATTATGATTAATTAATTTGCCCCCCTGTTCTTTGATTTCCAGCCCTATTGCACATCCTTACCAAATCCTACGGTTACCCACCGGGAAAGTAACCCAAGAAATAAAACAGACCGGCCAACGTAAGGCCGCCAAGCACCAGCCACACTCCGAGTAAGGACCAAGTCCCTTCATTGTCTCCATAATTTACCCGCGCCATTCCTGCTGCGGTTTCGTTGCTGCCTTCAGACGTACAAGAActtcactttcttttctccccttaCATTGGTCCTGGTTGAATTCTTTCGTTCGGTTCGAAAAGCTCTTCGAATTTTGTCTTCTCATTCCAGGAAGATCGCTGAGCTTGTCATTACCCTTTAACTCTGCTGATATTTCAGCACCAGCTCTCATCTCTGCGATCGACGTCATTCTCCGCCCGGCCTCGGATAAAGAGGCCTTTCAGCCACGATGGGTGTCATCCACGCCCGCCGAGAGTGGTGAGTTATATAGCCCCAATATTCATGACGGTAATGTGGTCAATGGAATGAAACAAAGCTAACCGTGTCCTTGTAGTGGGTATAATAGCTGGGGCGATTGGGTTTGCAGACCAAGTAGCTGGTATGACTGGGGTCGTTGGGTAGCGTTTGCCGTCATTGTTGGTTGTGCTTTTAtcatattctttctttttgcgtACGTTCCTCACTCCCGCCCTTGGCGGAGGACCTCAACCCGAGCCAGTTACCTGAAGCTAACGTCCTGCTAGATGCCATAACGCTCGCCGCCGTCGCACTCGCGgccttcaacctcatccgGGCACGGCATGGCTTGCTGGCCCGCCTCCCTACGgacaacaacatcaacatccttACTATGCCGACCCTCATTATCAGCAACAGCCACCACCTCAGTATACACCCCAACCGCAAACATATGGCTACTTTGGAGGACAGCAAACGGGCATTGAGTTGCAGTCGCCGCCGAATGCGTATCACAACGGACCCGATCGGGCCTACCAGCCACCACCGGGCCCTCCACCAAATGGCAGGAAAGTATAAACGTTTCTCCAGACTGTTAGCTGTTGAACGAGATCTTAATCCCAAACTCGAAATGATCGCATGATTCGGATTCTGTTATCGCAGGCGTTGGTGTCGTCTTTTTTTGAATCTCCTGCACCCCTGCTTCTTTGTCAATATCCAGCAAGGAGGATGCAGCCGAGAGCATTTTTTCATGGGTCTATGAGCTCCTTTGTGTTTATTATCATACCTCGATATCTCtttgtttattattataatgaCCATCCGGGCAATTACGATTCTAATTACTCCAAAGTTAAGGCTTGCAGTACAAGGTGCAGGCATTTCCTTTGCGAATCTGGCTCGTTTTTTACATTTTAAAGCCTTCTGAAGAGCTAGCGAGGCGTTGGCGGTGTACTTTAGTATGACTCTCAGTAGACATGAAGATAACCATTGTTTCGCTACTACTCCCATTTTCCTGTCTGGAGTGTGCTGTCGCAACTCGTAATGGCACTGGACGCGGAGAcgctaaaaaaaaaagacgaaCTAATTTGGTGCAGAACCATTGGCCCGTAAAGGAGCGCAGAattctttggcttctttggtCTGGGGCCGAACTCGCTCACTGTGCATGAGAAAAGTATGGGGCACTGAAATATTTTTCCAATAAAGTAATTTAACCTCATTCAACGACATTTTAACGACTATATCGCATTGATCCACGAATATCTGCTCCCTCCCGTATAGGTTTCCATACAAAGGTCAAGAATGCCATACTCGGCAACTTATTCGTACTGGCGTACCATTTAGACGAGCAAAGTGGACACGGCGACTGCCAATGATtgttgaagagaaggagtcGATCACAGCCATGAGGGCGAGAGGGGAAACGAAGGCAGAGCAGTTTCAGATTACAATGTGAGGAGTAGctgtactagtagtaaattGTATTAATACTTCCCGTATCTGCGAGTTAAGTTACTTCAACCACCGAGATTACTTTTTAATGGATCGGCTACCCACCGaacctcttctccatctcagGCAATTGTGATGAGCGTTTTGGTTCTCTTTCATGCGCTGATCCCtgtgggaaaaaaaaaaaaaaataattgttctttctttctccccttgttcaactttttttcttcccttcccttcccttccttccGCCCTCTCAACCCTTGTTCTCGCGATTGAACTtcgtctttccttctccgccCACGTATCTTTCCATCCGAAATATTGTAACCTAgtctctccctccctctacTGTTTGCGGCAAACCTCCTGGAGGCGGTGCATTGATATCGCCAACTACCAGGCACTCTCTTTAAAATATTGATTCTTCCGATCATTCCTTTTTTCGTTGTACCACgacttttctctccctctaaGAAACATCAGTATCCCGTACCTCGAAATCCGGGTTCCCAAGATTAAAAACTGCACTCTTTCAACACTCTACCGACGTCGCAAACCGGACCACTCATTTGATTTGATCGCTGATGCAAGAGGGAATCGCATCCTGCGAAACAAACCAAAACCCGAGTCCCGTGGGCAGTTGTTGATCTGTGGCTCTTGCGACCGTGACCATCTAAACCTCACATTCCTACGCTGGGTTCCGTTTCGTTGCGCAGCAGCACATGTTTTACGCTCCAGTGTGTGTCGCATACGGTGTACTTGTGCCTTACTAAAGTGATATCTGGAGAAAGAACCGTCACATATAGCCCGTACTATTGACCGTGTGGGGTCAGATAACCCAATCTCAGGATTCATATTCCGCCAAAATGAGTCCGGTGGATACAACGCCATTCCCGATATGGCCGCGCGACTTTGTGAGCGATCTCAAGTCCGCTCCGGAAACATTATCGAGTTGGGATAATTGTATGGCCAAATCGTATTGCAAGTACGTTGCTCTATTGTTTCCTTCTAGTAATTCCATATCTGACCCGGACGCTACAGATGGCCCGTCATCGTTGCGATCATTGTTGGTGCGCTCATTGTTATCTCCATTCTGGCGTGCATTATCAATTGCCTGTGTTGCGGCATCCAATGTTGCAAATGCTGTGGATGCTGTTCATGCTGCTGTCCGTCTCCCCGCCGAAAGAAGGAGCCAAAATACTTGGATGACCCTTACAATCAACCTCCACCGATGCCGGAAAACAATCCTTATCAGCCACCCGCACCCCCATCTCTGCCTACCTATCGTGGAGCGCAGGTCGCACGGTTTGACACACCCCCGAGCCCTGCAGTCTCCAAGGGCAATGAAGATGCGTTGCCCGCGATGCCCACGTGGGATAGTGCCGTAACGAAGAGGGTCGACGACACTGATCATCACCAGGATGCAATGGAGATGGAACCGTTGAACCTCGCCAACCAAAGACCGCGTCGGATGCCATCCGCACCTCGACCGAACGGAGCCGGTTACATGGGGCCACCGCCTATCAGGACAGGCACAGCTGTCACTTCTTCCAGCTTTTACCCTGATGACCAGAGCGCGTATCACGCCCGTTCACCCGGCGGGCCGTCTCCTATCTCGCCATATGAACAACCTTATGGCGATTATTCTCAGGCCTATGGATCCCAACCACATTATATGCCAATTGGCACCGCAGTCTCACCGTCTGCCGAGGCCGGCCCGGCACCGTATCGTCACCCATCTCCAGCCATCACTCAGACACCTGGGATGGCACTATCCACGGATGGCGCCCGTCCGATACCTTATCGGCAACCATCTCCCGCCATCAACCAATCACCTATCAACAGGACGATGTCGCCTGCGAATGTAGCCCCTCCCTACAGAGCATTGACACCGGCAAACGCAAACCCAGCCTACAGGACAATGTCTCCTCCCACTCAAGAACCGGTGTACAGGGCGATGTCTCCCCCTAGCCATGAGGCGGCTTACCATGCGATGCCTCCCAGCCACGAGCCCGCATACCAGGCAATGCCTCCACCTGGTTCTGAGCCCACTTACAGGGCAATGCCTCCTTCGTTCAACGCCGAACCGGCTTGGAATACTtctccttccattccttcgtcaccacctccgccaTTCACATCAAGTCCCGCTCCGCACGAAACAGTACAAGACTCGGGCAGGCCCCCGACCTTGCTACAAAGTGGGCGAAAGCCCGTTCCCAATTCTTTCAGGGATGTATAAGCCTTGCAACTGATAGATTTGAAATATTGCCTTGATTTAACCTCGACAGCTCTTTGACGTTTGTCTGTCAACATCAAGGCCGATTTGTTTTATATTCTCTTCTACGTAAAGTCGATATGGTTGGCGCTATTGTACAATGCGTGGAAATTGCACTTACACTTGGAATATCACCACCCGTTTTGCTCTTTAGGATATGACATGTTTAGTTCATCTGATGGGCATTTTTATGTGATTTTGGACATTTTATCTTCCTGCACAGAACCAAACCGCTGAACGCTGTCGTACATTATGAGTGTTGATCACAGAAATGTACATTGATCACTACAATCAACTGGAGA contains the following coding sequences:
- a CDS encoding chitin synthesis regulation, resistance to congo red-domain-containing protein is translated as MGVIHARRECGYNSWGDWVCRPSSWYDWGRWVAFAVIVGCAFIIFFLFACHNARRRRTRGLQPHPGTAWLAGPPPYGQQHQHPYYADPHYQQQPPPQYTPQPQTYGYFGGQQTGIELQSPPNAYHNGPDRAYQPPPGPPPNGRKV